A window of Ovis canadensis isolate MfBH-ARS-UI-01 breed Bighorn chromosome X, ARS-UI_OviCan_v2, whole genome shotgun sequence contains these coding sequences:
- the LOC138930014 gene encoding cytochrome c oxidase subunit NDUFA4, giving the protein MLRQIIGQAKRHPSLIPLFIFIGAGGTGAALYVTRLPLFNPDVSWDRKNNPEPWNKLGPNDQYKFYSVNVDYSKLKKEGPDF; this is encoded by the coding sequence ATGCTCCGCCAGATCATTGGTCAGGCCAAGAGGCATCCTAGCTTGATCCCCCTCTTCATATTTATTGGAGCAGGAGGGACTGGAGCAGCACTGTATGTCACACGCCTGCCATTGTTCAATCCCGATGTCAGTTGGGACAGAAAGAATAACCCAGAACCTTGGAACAAACTAGGTCCTAATGATCAGTACAAGTTCTACTCTGTGAATGTAGATTACAgcaaactgaagaaagaaggtCCAGACttctaa